The segment ACAATTAAGGTACAACATCTCGCAACTAGCATCTAGATTGCATAGCAAAATGTAGCATTTTGAGGTGGATTTACATTTCGTTCATGATCATgttcaaagaaaaaaatttgactagattgtaaagttctagaaaaaatttgGACTTGAATTTTGAGCTTGATTTTTTAGAAAGTATAAGGTCCCTAATGAGAATATATGAAATCGAAATCAAATTTTAATCCGAAGCTAGGAATCGAAAGTTATGCTTATCTTGaactcaaggactaaattgaataaaatgtaaaatatttggGAAATTGTAAAATGAATTTATGTAAGTTCATGTATATCATAACATTTTATGAAGATGATTGGTATTGAtttgtatataaaataattatatacatCAAGAATTGGATCAAAGTGGAGCTAATAGAGAAAAAGTAAAAAATGTGGATTAGTCCTTGAAGTATGCACTCTTTTCATATTTTGaataggtaagttcatgtgaaaCTTACTATCttattttatgttatgtgattttgtgtttgattttatatatatatatatatatatatatatatatatatatatttggatataattaGAACACTAGTGAAATTGGCATGTATGGTTAgaaatgggctaaattgaaatGTCATGTGATTGTTGGTTATTATGTAATAGTACATGGTACAAATACGAAGTTGGTTGATTACAGGGATTGCTAATGATATATATACGAAAATGATGCtcgtgtgaacttagtaaaatgtTAGGATATGATTTGACATGCCAATATAGTTATAAGTGTGCTTGATCAAAGATTTTACATTTTATAACAAGATCTAGCATTTGTTACAGATTCTCGGGTTATATGTAACAAAGGTTTAGCCCGTACGAGTAACCTGATTTAATTTCAGCTTATATGAATAAACCTGATGAAAgttcagcttgtgtgagcaactcaGTTTACCCGTGTATCCGAGTCTATTTTACTATAGTTCCATCGagcaatattaattttaattaaaatggaaAAGCTTGAAAACGTATTGATATGAAATGATATATCTTCATAATTTTTTATGTGACAATAAATTGCTTTGGTATTAAATGATGTTATTCATGATATGCAAGTATATCTAACTTATTTCAATGTTAATGTTGACAAGTGACTGGTTAAGGCATTATGTGCCAAAGATAGCCAAATTGTAAGCAAATGTGATTGGTAGTTGTTATTCTTATAAGTGATCAAGGTAAGTATAGTATTTccatttgaacttactaagcattcttaATGCTTACtttagttgttttttttttcttgtagaTTGTCACTTTACAGAACTTGTCAAATTGAATCAGCGTGAAGCACATACTATCAAGGAGACGTTAGATATatgttcattttgagtctagatATTGTGGCATGTACATAAGGACCTTTGTTGTACAAATGGCCGATTCAAATTTAATGGTTATGTAGTAATGTGATAATGGTTGAACTTGTTTATTAAGTTTGGTATGTGATCTAATTGATGTAAGGTTTGGTCTTGTGTGATGCTAGTGTGTGTAATGATCTTAATTGGTATGTTTCAGCATGTTAAATATTGCAAGTAAAATAGTTGGAATAACCAAGTTGATAAATAGCTTGAGAAATGGCATATTTGAATGTTAAGTATGAGATGAAATTGAATGCATGGTTTGTGTGATTCATGTCAGAGTCTTTTAAGTGATAAGCTTCTAAGTTGTACAAATATGCCATGTTTGAGTTGGTAAATGATATGTTTTGGAATTAGAGAGTTGTAATGGATTTGAACATGTCTTATAGTTAAATGATTGAATTGTATAAAGTTGAATGGTTGGTTTAGATGATTACATACTTGTATTGGTTTAGGTTGGCATGTTTAATAACATTATTCTTGAAAAATATTGAATGAAATCATATTGATATATTGGTTTGAAAGCAAGTGAATAGGTAGGTACCAAATGTGCATTTTGCCAAAAATAGGGACGACGTAGCTACTTTAAGCCTTGACTTCAAAACATATGGTTAATAGTCTGACGTCAATATACTCGAAGTTGTGACATGACTCACTAAGTTGGTGATGTTGTGACATGGAAACCATGAAGTCACAATGTCggcttgaaattttaaaaattttacaatttggtcctaattcacaCTTGGTTTAATAAAAGAGCTTTTGTATGCTCGTGTAGGAACAAAAAATGATTAGGTAACATATTATATATGTGAATGATACTTGTTTACATGTTTGAATGATCAAATGATGTATAATCATATGTAGTTGTTCCTTTGGCAATGAATGTAGATCTTATAGCTCGAACCAAGCGATCgagtcgggtaaggagtgttacattttgtAGTATCAAAGCTATGATTTAATTGATTCTATGTCATACCCTAAATCTAACTTATTCGAATTAATGGCGCATAAACGCAAAGTTGTTTATTTTGGCGCACTCTAATAGTTAGTTAGCCAAATAGTAATCTTCTGGAGAataaatgttttgttgaattgagTATTCGCCCAGGGATGTATatgataagctataaaagtaacatattttaatctcattcttaatgccTTTTTAGATgattaattatgcaaattagtgaatttgatgcttctaatcctttaattcatgtttctatacatAGAAGAGCATTTGGGAGTAAAATGAGCAGAAAATGAGCCAAAATTGGACAAATAGAGTTGTTTTCAAGAGCCACATggcctgggcatttccacacaggctggacacacgctcatgtgccagcccgtgttgaTTTCGCACCCTGCTTCCCAAATACATGGAAAACCCCAATTTTTAgactttctgagcattctaaagtttataaataccaATTAAAAGAAGACATAAGGGAGAAATCAGAGAAGGTCGAAGAAAGCACTCGTAGAACACTATCGAAATCAACTCGGAAGCATATCTCcatgaagattgaagatctcattttaatttctttcaaagttttattgagtttctttcTGTCTAGTGGTTATTCTGACTTTCAGATGTTTTCATTcaggattatgaactaattccctaaatacctagggagaatGAAACCTATAATGaatcatttttatttaatgtctatttttacacgataaatacttgattcttgttctcaattatgtatgtttatttcttgttttaatatttctggaatattaattcatgtttaatgtgcttatttcagtggaaGAAAAGTCTCTGTTCAAGAGTAAATCTAGCATTGAATGGAGTTGCTTGCAATcatagaaataggacgacataaatctaataggggaatccatagatcgagttaatatgacgatagggttttaattagaaagagatttcaattaatcaacccaaAGTTAGTTgtttttactctcgaaagagatattaacataatttagggatttctgcgGATCAatacacaagtgaataaatcgtttaattcagattcataataatacgtgaagtctaggtggattctttcctgggtattgtctatctcattagTTAATATTCAATTATTTCCTTGATTCATTCTTTGTTgcgttcttagttaaattagtttagtaaatttagattaaaacacaTCACTCCAAATTGTcgactaaataatagaaaaacggtaattactaatacttttagttcttgtggatacgatattctctactcaccatagctatactattgttcgataggtgcgcttgcctttgtcgtatttatagttagtttagtgaccatcagtATACCAGGATTTAGTTCTGATATTTGTAGTCCACCTTTCGATTAAAAAACTCCGTAAATGCGGGGTGGAGAAGTTTAAAGGCAAGAAAGATGATGACCTAGAAAAAAACCAAgtattggttagaaaatacttggAGAGTTCTCAACGAGTTGATGTGTTCCCAAGAGGATAGTGCGCGATGTGTCATATCTCTGTTTAAAGAAAAAGTGTGCCAATGGTGGACGACTTTGACATCTATAATCCCGAGAGATCGGGTAAATTGGAAATTTTTCCAAGATGAGTTTAAAAGGAAATACATCATTCTGTTGTAtttagagaaaaagaaaagagaatttatGGAGCTGAAACAAAATAGATATgactgtagcagaatacgaaCGAGAATTCGTCTGTGTAAGTATGTATGCTCAAGACTCGTGTCTACTGAAGCAGTTGTGTATCCATTTTGAGTGGAGTCTAAACAAAGATATTCGTGTGCTAGTGGGAGCTTTGGAGTTGAATGAGTCTGTTGTGTTATTCGAACAAGTTCGAAAAATGGAAGACATGCAGAATGAGAAAAAGCAAGCTAAAGCCAAAATTCGAGAATCCAGCAAACGTAATATGGCCAGATAGTTCCTAACATCTTCGGCAAACGTAGTAGgacttatataatattttaacctaCATTATAATATGAAGATAAATGTTAAATTCTATTATTAGTCCATGTACTTTGCAAAAGTTGTTAATTTAATCcatgtattttaatttagttattttagtccctatactttttaaaattttatagttttagATCTATCAAATGATAACTATTAAACTCATGAAGTTAAGTTTAGCTAATCCCAAAATATGATGCGCCAAgcatattatcatatgtgtaatgtTATGTTAGCTTATTATTTCCACATATTACTCattaaaatttagtaaatgtattAACGATTCTTATTTGTGTCGAGATTGAAATTTCAAGATTTTAAAAGTAAAGAGACTTAGAATGATCCAATTGGAGAATATTGACCAAATCTACAATTGTATGCATAATACAAGACTAGTAATTTAatttaaccaaacaaatttaattgCTATTAATTGAGTCAGGATTAAAATTGACCAATTTGAAAAGTACAAGACTAGAATTGAGCAAATTAAAGTATAggactaaatctataactttaaaaaaatacaGGAattaatagcagaatttaaccaaAGATAAATCATGTCAGTTTGAAACCGACTAAGCTGTATGGGGAGCTTAAGCTTCTCTAATCTTTAGGGTATGGACGGTCGTCAGTCTGAGAATGACATTTACGTCTTATAATTTCTATTTGGTCCACTCCAatgttctttttctttatttatttttatttacagCTTTCATTATTGTGACCACCAAGAGTTTGAAGCTAGCTTGATGAGATTTCTTTTTCTTGTTTCAGTGACAGGCTCCACGAATAGAAACATCTTGGTTTTAATTCTGTAAatctatatttttaaaactttttctatgaaaattttatattagaatATATATACTTCTGAAAACAAAAAgaatatcttgaaaatatactttaagtaacaaaaaaaaaaaaatctctgcATAGACATCCCATTATGTCAACGAAAACAGTGTGGAGGCATTAATTAGGCGGTTAAATCTTTGTACCTTTAGCCATGCAGCTCCTAAGACATTGAAGATCTTGTCACAGTTTTCGTTTTCAACTATGAACAGTATATAGCTTTGTAGGCATTCGTATCAAGATTTCAACATGTCAGTACAAAAATTAGTTTGGGATTGATATTATATAATACTATATACGATACTGCTAAACAGAAAGGCAGATTATACAAATAAAATATGGCCTCATCCATTTCACAATCATTCGTGCAAaccaaattaaatattgaaatagACGTATGCTTTTAATGGGATTCATATGagcttttgtattttatatgtaaaaaaaaaaaaaaactattttcttcatttttctttggaAGACAGAAGGCAATGGGGGGATATTTGACTTTGGGTTTTTGTTTGATGGGGACTCCTCCCACTTTGTTTGCTTGAGCAAATTAAAACCTGGTTTTTTCCTAACGAGTGCCTGTATAACATATCTTAAGATAACTTTAATGCTCGAAAAGCATCAATTATTGCATCTAACATAAAAAGTATTACCATAAATTATCatttagagagagagagagagagaaagtaaAATCTTGGGGGTAAGGAGGGTTtgatattttttgaaaaaaaagagagggagGGTGGTGTTTGGCTGTAATCATTGAACGGCAACTGGCAATTTTGCTTTGACTCTTCCACTGTAGGGGACCCTGTTGGAAAATTCCAAGCTGTCTTCAAAGCCCATACTGCTATACCCTTCAACAACCGTATTGTAGCCATTGGCCAAAGTCTTTGCATATTCTAGTTCTAGGCAGAATATAATTGAGGTAAAGGACTAAAAGGTGGGTTATAATTCAAAGCTCGCAATGTTTACAGCTTTGTTCAAACTATTTGTATACAAATCTTATGAGTTTAAAACTATTACATTAGATGAAACTTCAATCGTTTTGAGCCAAGCAGGAGGGTAAGaatacaaatattaaaaaaaaaagtactgAATCAGAGCATGCAATAACAGCAGGAAACCAAATGCGAAACTGATTATTTGTTTTACGCATAGAGATTACGAGTCATGGACTGGCAAAGGGCCACAAACTACCAAAGGCCATGTGCACATGAGTTTAATGACTGGGACCATTTTGATCCAGAAGAAGATCCTACAGCGGCCCCATGATCTTGTTTCCATGGCAATTTATAATCATTGTTTTCTTAAACCAAGCATCGAACTTTGGCCTAATTTAAGGGCCAATGATTTCTGTCATTTGTTTTCATAATCCGAGATTCTGAGGAGTTCAAATTTAAACAAATATTTTCAATTTCCCCTTTAAAAAGGCTGAATCCCAGTTTCTGGTTTATCGTATACAGTTTCTGGCTACTTGGTTTGCTTTAAACCAATGCACGAAAGGTATAGAAGGGAAATCTAGGCTAGCTTTAACAATGTAATGAGATATTCAGGAAATTATTGTCTGATATAAAAAATAACAGTGGGATAAGAACTATAAACGAAGTCGTACGTGGGTTTAGCAGTATGATATCAGTGTATCGTTTTGCAATTGCATCAGTGGTCACCATAAGGATTCAACATTATTAGTAGGGCCCAAGAACAGCTATTTTAAAAGTACTAGGGTGGATTTTCTACCTTAAAAACGGAGAAGATATTGTTCTTAAACAACATATATCTGAATAATATTCAGTCCATCATCACTAACATGCTCGGGTCAGATTGTATTACATCATTGTAGGTTTCTCCCACTCCTACCAAAAACTGGTTCATTTATCGTGCCGATGATTAAGCAAAATATTGAACAAGCTTTTGATGTGACGGCCGGGGCACTCAACTCGAATCGTTAAGAAAATTTACAATTCGAGGAATCTCGGATTCAATCTATTAACAGACTTAAAATCATTGTCAATCACCCAAGTTTCAAAATGTTGAACACCAAAGAAGACTTACAAGTCTTTTCAATCTTAAGGACCGAGTCTCACAAGTGAGTGGTGTTTCAGAGTTTTTCAGTACGAATAGTCAATGACTTTCAGGAAAAAATGAGTGATTAAAAGCCCCCCATGTGACTTAGAACAGGGTGAACAAGGAAAAGTCGAGTTTCTAGTGTGCACTCATCAAATATCAAAGCATCAATAGATCTtgactttcttcttttctttttttcatctcCCAATCATCTTTGAAGGTGTAAGTCTCTCTCAATTGGAAGTGTAAAAAGTACTGCTAGCCATTTGCTTAAATCATAGTCTCTACAGTTTCCTCAAACCAAAGGAGGCTTTTCTGCATTTGCATATACTTCTAGAAGAAATTTACCTTCCGCAATACATATTCTTCAGATGCCGAATACATTGCAATGATCTAGCATTTATGGGGGTCGCTTAAGACCCCACCATTTTAATGCATTCCAACTTCTAACTTTAGATTTCAATGGTAGCACAGGAAAAAAAGTATAGATAAAATAATCTGTTGTGAAGAGAAAATGGAAAATTAATCAGTTTACAGTAACGTATAGGTTACTAGAAAAATGAATCTGCTAGACTGCTACAACTCAGCAAGGGGACATGCATGTCTGCCCGTTTCACGTTTGGTGTACTTGGTTTAAACAAATTAAAGTGTAGGATCATCTTTACATTATGAATAAAAACCCCAACAAAAATCTCATCCCAAAATCTAAATGATGGTGCATTTAAGAATCTAGTTAGTGAAGAAGATGAAAAGATTTGTTTTTCTTAACAAGAAAAAAAGGGTCCCATTTAGGGAATCTTGACAGTAAATAGAGTATTAAAGACATAAGAGAGTTTTGTCTTGACAATGCAATACCCTGTTTAATAATTCACTAATCTCTTTTAAATGGAACTGTTTCCATTATTGTCTATTTAAGTGTCCAGCTTGTAACATTCTTTTCAAGTGATATTGTTACCCTGTTTGAAGCCAATCTATCACTTCCAACCTAACCAAAGGCATGCAGGAAAACGAAGGCATAATGGGGCTACTAAAGGAGCAGTAAAATACCTCCACCTTTTGCACTTCTTATTGAAAGGACAGCTCCATCGTTTGTACAGGCTGCTGTATTACTACATTTATACATGAATTGGTAACCGCTTCCCTTATCATCATTGTTACCAATTGCTTTCATCCccccccctctctctctctctctctaagcCAACTGGCAAATTTGATTGATTTACATAAGAAAAAAACAAGAGGGATAGAGGGTCGAAGAAAGGACAAAAAGGAGTCTAGGATTTGAGTGCGATTCGTTTGGTCTTATCCCGCTGTACCCTCTTTTTCCATTCTGTTTATAAACACAACAGCTTCAAGAGTTTGCATGAATGTGGAAAtccaagaaagaaaaaaagagagagggttttctttttcttttctttttttcattgttCCTATAACAAATTCATTTCCTTTATTCATCTTTTTTCTCAAACACGAGGGGTTGCAGTTTCATTTGAGAAACGAGCGTGGGAAAAAAAATGGATATGTCAGCTTCAAAATGTGGTAGTGATTGTGAATCGGGTTGGACCTTATACTTAGATCAATCCTCATATTCTCAAAAAAGGTGTCAAAAGTTTAGTAGGAGCTTCCGGGTTGAAGATGAGGAGCAGGACTTATCCATGGTGTCGGATGCATCTTCTGGCCCAAGGCATTATTGCCAAGATTACGAGGAATGCCTTGATGAAAATGGGAGCTTCTGTTCTGCTCCTGCACCCCCTGAACCAGCTAAGAAAAGcagtaaaaataaaaagaaaatcaaagaacATGGTAGCAATCAACAGCATTCTTTTCTTGATGACACTGCCAGTTCCCCTGTAATAAGCTTTTCCAAGGCAAGTTCCACATCCTGACTACAATGTTCTTACTGTATTGAGTAATTAtggtatttttatttatattgttTTGTGTATGAGCAGAAGAACTGCAGGAAAGAAGCTTCAATAGATTTGTTGGACTTTTCACAAGGCTTCTCGGGTACACATATAAAGGTACCATCTCCTTTTGTTTAAACCTGTTTGTGTCTAATCTTCCATTTATATATAGATATGGTATCCTGAATTGAAGCTTAGCTATGCCACCTTTTTTTCAGGGGAAATCAGCATTCCACAAAAAAATTGGTTTC is part of the Gossypium arboreum isolate Shixiya-1 chromosome 5, ASM2569848v2, whole genome shotgun sequence genome and harbors:
- the LOC108452312 gene encoding protein SOB FIVE-LIKE 5-like, with translation MDMSASKCGSDCESGWTLYLDQSSYSQKRCQKFSRSFRVEDEEQDLSMVSDASSGPRHYCQDYEECLDENGSFCSAPAPPEPAKKSSKNKKKIKEHGSNQQHSFLDDTASSPVISFSKKNCRKEASIDLLDFSQGFSGTHIKGKSAFHKKIGFLKSGKTSSKDSGGFQEGNWE